Proteins from one Rosa chinensis cultivar Old Blush chromosome 7, RchiOBHm-V2, whole genome shotgun sequence genomic window:
- the LOC112178587 gene encoding TATA box-binding protein-associated factor RNA polymerase I subunit B isoform X1, with translation MGNPDTWRCQNCGNVGLEDGDDGFFYCTQCNSQAEDFMDTGVADEDFLDQTGNPFGGLYSARHTRRINSSVVKPEPLSEPLDDLSPHYQLFSQSQAKTEDQDPIGLEDFSFDGRKNEDYYGWIRLRYVMGLQRMIELQCEALVTELKVNPLICGLAGTIWLRFLAGTQVFNDDCSDQIFDSNESEIRQQGEPHENLKMPSRSHAQHHAKYDPQAVKAWFRSLKKIIPLSYTLAVSFLACHLAREAVLATDMVKWSLEGKLPYFAAFLEIENDLKQFGQPSRACPISSSLMFRPSESVPVQKLESLAVSVAGSIGLDLPPVNFYAIASRFLNKLSLPVEKILPHACRIYEWSMPPELWLSTNELRLPTRVCVMSILIVAVRILYNIHGFGEWERSLCSRHASSSTSNNCGDEDPRSSCEMKDDADKDSEALPHSKDDSDTNFLRNLSHAHNSKLDTAELLANLEARHNEIADDYEYCKDLPTYLQFCKDTVFARSEPSRKDAKEEKLIESLWNFYQSGKDPDTAVGQGLHSGRTDDQKRPRYNEECTSSSPSREKKLRTPSSNDETSLADDHKRSQNGAHFGDSSQNKNSEVNDQELAETLKEEAINRMKLDMEEKRFCYIPPRVNLKRFDYLHYVRKQDEGAYTYVAHADYYILLRACSRVAQVETRCMHIGVLSFERRLAWLEKRIDHCLHLTPPIVSCDYCTDMVPENTTDAETIVEESIGLSNLNI, from the exons ATGGGGAACCCAGATACATGGCGTTGCCAGAATTGCGGCAATGTGGGGCTAGAAGATGGCGATGATGGCTTCTTCTATTGCACCCAGTGCAACTCACAAGCCGAGGACTTCATGGACACCGGCGTGGCGGATGAGGACTTCCTCGACCAGACTGGCAACCCATTTGGAGGCCTCTACTCTGCTCGTCACACCCGTCGCATTAACAGCTCTGTTGTCAAACCAGAGCCCCTGTCTGAACCCTTAGACGACTTGTCACCTCATTATCAGCTGTTTAGTCAAAGCCAAGCTAAAACTGAAGATCAGGATCCCATAGGGCTCGAGGATTTTTCATTTGATGGGAGAAAGAATGAGGACTATTATGGATGGATTAGGCTTAGGTATGTGATGGGATTGCAACGGATGATTGAGCTCCAATGTGAGGCTTTGGTCACGGAGTTAAAGGTAAATCCCTTGATATGTGGTTTGGCTGGGACCATTTGGCTCCGCTTCTTGGCTGGGACTCAGGTTTTCAATGATGATTGTTCTGACCAGATCTTTGACTCTAATGAGTCTGAGATCCGCCAACAAG GAGAACCACATGAAAATTTGAAGATGCCTTCTAGAAGCCATGCACAACATCATGCAAAGTATGACCCTCAAGCAGTGAAGGCGTGGTTTAGGTCCTTGAAGAAGATTATACCACTATCTTATACTCTAGCTGTTTCTTTTTTGGCTTGTCATCTTGCCAGGGAAGCAGTACTGGCAACCGACATGGTAAAATGGTCCCTAGAAGGAAAGCTCCCATATTTTGCTGCTTTtcttgaaattgaaaatgatctgAAACAGTTTGGACAGCCTTCACGTGCCTGCCCAATAAGTTCAAGCTTGATGTTTAGGCCTTCTGAATCAGTTCCAGTGCAGAAGCTAGAATCACTAGCGGTGTCTGTTGCTGGGTCCATAGGCTTGGACTTACCTCCAGTCAATTTCTATGCTATCGCTTCTCGCTTTCTAAATAAGTTATCTCTTCCGGTCGAAAAGATTCTCCCTCATGCGTGCCGCATATATGAGTGGTCAATGCCTCCAGAGTTATGGTTATCTACAAACGAGTTGAGGCTTCCAACTCGTGTTTGTGTGATGTCAATACTGATTGTAGCTGTGAGAATTCTTTATAATATTCATGGTTTTGGAGAATGGGAAAGAAGTTTGTGCAGTCGACATGCTTCATCTTCCACATCTAACAATTGTGGAGATGAGGACCCCAGATCCAGTTGCGAAATGAAGGATGATGCTGATAAGGATTCAGAAGCTCTGCCTCACAGTAAAGATGATTCAGATACAAACTTTCTTAGAAACTTATCGCATGCGCATAACTCTAAGTTGGATACTGCAGAACTTTTGGCCAACCTTGAAGCAAGACATAATGAAATTGCTGATGACTATG AATATTGCAAGGACTTGCCAACATATCTCCAGTTCTGCAAGGATACAGTCTTTGCTAGATCAGAACCATCGCGTAAGGATGCCAAGGAGGAAAAGTTAATTGAATCTTTATGGAACTTCTATCAAAGTGGAAAG GATCCTGATACTGCAGTGGGGCAAGGATTGCATAGTGGTAGAACTGATGACCAGAAAAGACCAAGGTATAATGAAGAATGCACTAGTAGTAGTCCATCTAGAGAAAAGAAGCTTAGGACGCCATCCTCCAATGACGAAACTTCTCTCGCAGATGACCATAAGAGGAGCCAAAATGGTGCTCATTTTGGTGATAGCTCACAGAATAAGAACTCAGAAGTGAATGACCAAGAATTAGCTGAGACTCTCAAAGAGGAAGCCATTAATAGAATGAAATTAGACATGGAGGAGAAGAGGTTCTGTTATATTCCACCAAGGGTGAATCTCAAAAGATTTGATTACCTTCACTATGTGAGGAAGCAGGATGAAGGTGCCTACACTTACGTTGCACATGCTGACTACTACATACTGCTTCGTGCTTGCTCTAGAGTTGCCCAAGTTGAAACTCGGTGTATGCACATTGGGGTGTTGAGCTTTGAGAGGAGACTGGCTTGGTTGGAGAAGAGAATCGACCACTGCTTGCACTTGACCCCTCCTATTGTATCATGTGATTATTGTACTGACATGGTTCCTGAGAACACTACTGATGCAGAAACAATTGTTGAGGAATCgattggactttcaaatttgaatatatgA
- the LOC112178587 gene encoding TATA box-binding protein-associated factor RNA polymerase I subunit B isoform X2 translates to MGNPDTWRCQNCGNVGLEDGDDGFFYCTQCNSQAEDFMDTGVADEDFLDQTGNPFGGLYSARHTRRINSSVVKPEPLSEPLDDLSPHYQLFSQSQAKTEDQDPIGLEDFSFDGRKNEDYYGWIRLRYVMGLQRMIELQCEALVTELKVNPLICGLAGTIWLRFLAGTQVFNDDCSDQIFDSNESEIRQQGEPHENLKMPSRSHAQHHAKYDPQAVKAWFRSLKKIIPLSYTLAVSFLACHLAREAVLATDMVKWSLEGKLPYFAAFLEIENDLKQFGQPSRACPISSSLMFRPSESVPVQKLESLAVSVAGSIGLDLPPVNFYAIASRFLNKLSLPVEKILPHACRIYEWSMPPELWLSTNELRLPTRVCVMSILIVAVRILYNIHGFGEWERSLCSRHASSSTSNNCGDEDPRSSCEMKDDADKDSEALPHSKDDSDTNFLRNLSHAHNSKLDTAELLANLEARHNEIADDYEYCKDLPTYLQFCKDTVFARSEPSRKDAKEEKLIESLWNFYQSGKDPDTAVGQGLHSGRTDDQKRPR, encoded by the exons ATGGGGAACCCAGATACATGGCGTTGCCAGAATTGCGGCAATGTGGGGCTAGAAGATGGCGATGATGGCTTCTTCTATTGCACCCAGTGCAACTCACAAGCCGAGGACTTCATGGACACCGGCGTGGCGGATGAGGACTTCCTCGACCAGACTGGCAACCCATTTGGAGGCCTCTACTCTGCTCGTCACACCCGTCGCATTAACAGCTCTGTTGTCAAACCAGAGCCCCTGTCTGAACCCTTAGACGACTTGTCACCTCATTATCAGCTGTTTAGTCAAAGCCAAGCTAAAACTGAAGATCAGGATCCCATAGGGCTCGAGGATTTTTCATTTGATGGGAGAAAGAATGAGGACTATTATGGATGGATTAGGCTTAGGTATGTGATGGGATTGCAACGGATGATTGAGCTCCAATGTGAGGCTTTGGTCACGGAGTTAAAGGTAAATCCCTTGATATGTGGTTTGGCTGGGACCATTTGGCTCCGCTTCTTGGCTGGGACTCAGGTTTTCAATGATGATTGTTCTGACCAGATCTTTGACTCTAATGAGTCTGAGATCCGCCAACAAG GAGAACCACATGAAAATTTGAAGATGCCTTCTAGAAGCCATGCACAACATCATGCAAAGTATGACCCTCAAGCAGTGAAGGCGTGGTTTAGGTCCTTGAAGAAGATTATACCACTATCTTATACTCTAGCTGTTTCTTTTTTGGCTTGTCATCTTGCCAGGGAAGCAGTACTGGCAACCGACATGGTAAAATGGTCCCTAGAAGGAAAGCTCCCATATTTTGCTGCTTTtcttgaaattgaaaatgatctgAAACAGTTTGGACAGCCTTCACGTGCCTGCCCAATAAGTTCAAGCTTGATGTTTAGGCCTTCTGAATCAGTTCCAGTGCAGAAGCTAGAATCACTAGCGGTGTCTGTTGCTGGGTCCATAGGCTTGGACTTACCTCCAGTCAATTTCTATGCTATCGCTTCTCGCTTTCTAAATAAGTTATCTCTTCCGGTCGAAAAGATTCTCCCTCATGCGTGCCGCATATATGAGTGGTCAATGCCTCCAGAGTTATGGTTATCTACAAACGAGTTGAGGCTTCCAACTCGTGTTTGTGTGATGTCAATACTGATTGTAGCTGTGAGAATTCTTTATAATATTCATGGTTTTGGAGAATGGGAAAGAAGTTTGTGCAGTCGACATGCTTCATCTTCCACATCTAACAATTGTGGAGATGAGGACCCCAGATCCAGTTGCGAAATGAAGGATGATGCTGATAAGGATTCAGAAGCTCTGCCTCACAGTAAAGATGATTCAGATACAAACTTTCTTAGAAACTTATCGCATGCGCATAACTCTAAGTTGGATACTGCAGAACTTTTGGCCAACCTTGAAGCAAGACATAATGAAATTGCTGATGACTATG AATATTGCAAGGACTTGCCAACATATCTCCAGTTCTGCAAGGATACAGTCTTTGCTAGATCAGAACCATCGCGTAAGGATGCCAAGGAGGAAAAGTTAATTGAATCTTTATGGAACTTCTATCAAAGTGGAAAG GATCCTGATACTGCAGTGGGGCAAGGATTGCATAGTGGTAGAACTGATGACCAGAAAAGACCAAG ATGA
- the LOC112177902 gene encoding uncharacterized protein LOC112177902: MDRDPDALCVPPLRSMADPLVARCLYSGKGYMIPLNQCMDYSELYEDIFRTFQFFPTDNVELQYSVPGCEVCFLRNDRDFQMLFCSARIHRLECVDISVLKVGGGFRRNGSVDSGSEVIDEDDYLGDAFRTEVHKTHLSDEWSSYIHNVGDKFHGAVELREKLRKYAIAVGFEFVFLRNDLDRIHAVCANVGTEGCDWHLHAFASSANGCLYITELNNTHTCKGVVRTQKHKLLGSKVVKTCIASDVSFNLSLKPREIMSKFKSTYGFDISYKVALKAKHRAKEAIYGSDADTFSKLSWYKEAVLQSNPGSSFVLEVEPSSNRFQRLFLAYGGCVEGFQFCLPVLYVDGTFGKSIYKGQILSATGRNGNQGFYPLAICFCDSETDANWTFFFKHLKSHRRCKAEVFQGRIFVYTEGIPFQFAVA; the protein is encoded by the exons ATGGATCGTGATCCAGATGCTCTTTGTGTTCCTCCACTGAg GTCTATGGCTGATCCTCTGGTTGCTAGGTGCCTTTACTCTGGCAAAGGTTATATGATTCCTTTGAATCAATGCATGGACTACTCTGAGTTGTATGAAGACATTTTTCGTACATTCCAGTTTTTCCCAACTGATAATGTTGAGCTTCAGTATTCAGTCCCAGGTTGTGAAGTCTGTTTTCTGCGTAATGATCGTGATTTCCAGATGCTGTTTTGCTCTGCCAGGATACATAGGCTAGAGTGTGTCGATATTTCAGTTTTAAAGGTTGGGGGAGGTTTTAGGAGAAACGGTTCGGTGGATAGTGGTTCGGAAGTtattgatgaagatgattaTTTGGGTGATGCATTCAGGACTGAAGTTCACAAGACGCATTTGTCTGATGAGTGGAGTTCTTATATCCATAATGTCGGGGATAAGTTTCATGGCGCTGTTGAGCTCCGTGAAAAGCTCAGGAAGTATGCAATTGCAGTTGGTTTCGAGTTTGTATTCCTGAGAAATGATCTGGACCGTATTCATGCAGTCTGTGCAAATGTTGGAACGGAAGGTTGTGATTGGCATCTTCATGCTTTTGCATCATCTGCCAATGGTTGCCTGTATATCACAGAGTTGAATAATACTCACACTTGCAAGGGTGTAGTTAGGACTCAAAAACACAAGCTTTTGGGGTCCAAGGTTGTCAAGACTTGCATTGCTTCTGATGTTAGTTTTAATCTTTCATTGAAGCCAAGGGAGATTATGAGCAAGTTTAAATCAACATATGGGTTTGATATTTCATACAAGGTTgccttgaaagcaaagcatcGGGCCAAGGAAGCGATTTATGGTTCTGATGCAGACACGTTCAGCAAGTTATCTTGGTATAAGGAAGCTGTTTTGCAGAGTAACCCCGGCTCTTCTTTTGTGTTGGAGGTTGAACCATCTTCAAATCGTTTTCAGAGGCTTTTCTTAGCTTACGGAGGTTGTGTAGAAGGCTTCCAATTCTGTTTGCCagtgttgtatgttgatggaACGTTTGGTAAAAGCATTTACAAGGGGCAGATTCTGTCTGCAACTGGAAGGAATGGGAATCAAG GTTTCTATCCTCTAGCtatatgtttttgtgattcAGAGACAGATGCAAACTGGACATTCTTTTTCAAACATTTGAAGAGTC ATAGAAGATGTAAAGCAGAAGTTTTTCAAGGTCGCATATTCGTCTACACAGAAGGAATACCGTTTCAATTTGCGGTTGCTTAG